The nucleotide sequence AAGGAGCTTTTTTTTCAGTATGAAAATGGGCCTCCATCGCGGCGAGTTTGGCAGGTTGTCTTTGCGCCACATCTTTGGCAGAAAGATCACCGCTTAGCGGTTGTAAGATGGCGGCTATGGCTCCAAGCGTCAAGGCGATTTTAAGGGCGCTTTTATGGATTGCTTCATTTTTTCCTTTGATCAACATGAACGCGTGGATTCCTCCAACAGCAAAACAAGTGGCCACAAAAGCTGCCAAGACCATATGCAAGGCTTGTGTGAACCATGCATCATTGAACATGGCGGCAATGGGATCGATATTAATGTATTCACCGTTTACAAAATCAAAACCTGCGGGGGAATTCATCCAAGCATTGGCGGCTACAACCAAAATTCCAGAGGCCAGGCCGCTGATTCCAACTACCACTCCTGTAAACCAATGGAACCAAGGGTTGAACTTTTTCCATCCATATAGAAAGAATCCCAAGGCAATGGCTTCAATGAAGAAAGCTGTTCCTTCCAAAGAAAATGGCATACCGAATATAGGACCAGCGTGCTTCATAAATTCAGGCCATAATAATCCTAATTCAAAGGAAAGCATGGTCCCGGATACTGCTCCAGTCACAAAGAAAATGGCCACACCTTTGCTCCATGCCTTTGCGAGGATTTTGTACTTTTCTTGTTTAGTTCTTAGGTATTTGTAATGGGAAATGGCCATTAAAAATGGCATGATCATTCCGATACAGGCAAAAATAATGTGGAAGCCCAGGGAGAGGGCCATTTGTGATCTTGCAGCTAATAAATCATCCATGTGAAGAAATTGATAAAGAATGAATCCTGCTTGAATTTACGGTTTTTTGCCCATTGGGTTGGTTTTATTTTTAGTATTATTTAAGGATTGTTTAGAATAAAATAAGGTTGTTGGTGGTTTTATGGATTTTTTAGAACTTGTTCTAAAGATTTGATTCGATTGATTTTGCCAGATGCGGTTTCTATAAAATTATCTACAAAATAGATTGTTTTGGGATTTTCATAGCTCCCTAAAGTGCTTTTTATGGACTGAGAAAATTCTTTCAGAAAATCCGTATTTGGCCTTTGTGATTCAACCACAAGAATGACTTGCTCACCCCATTTTGGATGTGGGGCTCCCGCGATAAAATAGCGGGTAGCTGGAAGTTTTTTGCCAATAATAAGAGAAAGTTTTTTTTCAATTTCTTCAGGTTGGAGTTTAATGCCTCCAGAGTTGATGGTGAAATCAGCCCTTCCTTTCCAGATAAATTGTTGCTCATTTAAAATTTCCACCAAATCATTGGTGTGTAGTTCTGTCAAGGCCATGGGAGCCTTGATGATGAGTTTGCCTTCCTTGTCTTGACTAATTTGAACACCAGGAAGGGTATGGTAGGTTAATTTAGAAGCTGGAAGTATTGGGGCCAGGGCAATATGAGAAACAGTTTCTGTCATTCCATAAGTTTGATAGGCTTGAATCTCTAGCTTGGCAATTCTAGTTTTTAATTCTTCAGATATGGGCGCCCCTCCAATAATCAAGTGTTTAATGTTTTGGAGCGCTTTGGTGGTTTTGGGGGAAATGAGCGATGTTTCTACCTGTGAAGGAACCATGGCCACAAAATCAAGGTCGTTTTGATCAACGAAATCTTCAAGTGGATTGCTTTTCGGTTCAATTAGGGTGAGGTTACAGTTCCATTGCATAGCTCTTACTAACATCATTTTCCCTGCAATCATGCCGGTATTCAGACAGCAGAGCAAATGTTTGTTTTTACTTATTTTGAAAAAGTCCCCGGTGGCCTTAGCGCTGGATTCCATTTGCTGTCTGCTTACCATGATTTTTTTTGGTTTTCCCGTTGAACCAGAGGTTTGTAGCTCAAACTTTTCTCGCCCATTGAGCCATTGCCGGCAGAAGGTTAAGGATTCTTGATAATAATTGCTTAGCTCGGGCCATTGACCAAGTTGAATTTGCTCAAATGAAATTTTATGGTTTTGGATAAAAATGTCAGTCATTTAATTAAGTGATTATGGAGCAAATTACATTTTTTTGAGAGGCTTTGGAACGGAAGAGTAAGTAAAAAAATCTTTGTAGGTATCAGCCATTAATTGATATTTAAGCACAAATAATAATTTTGAGCCTGTTATCTTGCGCTAAAATTACCTTTTAATCTAATCAATAAGCAAAATGGAATGGAAAGTAGTTAAAGAATTTGAAGATATAACCTATAAAAAATGCGGTGGGGTTGCAAGGATCGCCTTTAACCGTCCAGAAGTAAGGAATGCCTTTAGGCCCAAAACCACTAGTGAGCTTTTTGAGGCGTTTTTAGATGCCAGAGAAGATACTTCTATTGGGGTAGTGTTGCTTTCTGCTGAAGGTCCTTCTCCAAAAGATGGCATTTATTCTTTTTGCAGTGGAGGTGATCAAAAGGCAAGAGGTGAGCAGGGGTATGTGGGAGATGATGGGATGCACCGATTGAATATTTTGGAGGTACAACGATTGATCAGATTTATGCCTAAAGTGGTGATTGCCGTTGTGCCTGGTTGGGCTGTTGGAGGTGGTCATAGTTTACATGTGGTCTGTGACCTGACCTTGGCTAGTAAAGAGCATGCTATTTTTAAGCAAACTGATGCAGATGTGACCAGCTTTGATGGAGGTTATGGATCAGCTTATTTAGCCAAAATGGTTGGACAGAAGCGTGCCCGGGAAATATTCTTTTTGGGGAGGAATTATTCTGCCCAAGAGGCTTATGAAATGGGGATGGTCAATGCTGTAATCCCTCATGATGAATTGGAAGATACGGCATTTCAGTGGGCTCAGGAAATTTTGGAAAAATCTCCAACTTCTATAAAAATGCTGAAGTTTGCTTTTAATCTTACTGATGATGGAATGGTAGGACAGCAGGTTTTTGCCGGTGAAGCTACAAGGCTGACCTATATGACAGAGGAAGCCAAAGAAGGGAGAAATGCTTTTCTTGAAAAAAGAAAGCCCAACTTTAAAGATATTAAATGGATACCTTAATCCATGCACCGAACAAGCCAACACTTTATCTTAAATAAAATGTGTTGGCTTGTTTCCGTTCTTTATTTTAACATCTTTTTGAAGGTTTTTAGTATTTCGGCATTTTTAACGCTTTCTGATTTTACTTCTAGGATTTTAGGCCTGATAGAGGGGTGATAAAAGTCCTCCAGTGCATTTTCTAATTCTATCTCATCTTTGGCCGTATAGTATTTAAAATTAAAATCCTTGGCTAAGTTTTCTGCTTGAAGGGACTGTTTGGTTTCAAAGAATTCTTCAAGCTCTGCTTGTTTGCTAGGTCCATCTATCAATCGGAAAATGCCTCCGGCTTGATTGTTTAAGAGAATAATTCGAAGGTTATTAAAAGGATAATTGTGCCAGAAGGCGTTTCGGTCATAAAAGAAGGCCAAGTCTCCAGTGATCAAGGTGACAAAATCTTTGGTGGTAAAGGTGCATCCTACCGCTGTACTGTTGGAACCATCGATTCCACTGGTACCTCTATTGCAGATGATTTCTTGTTTTCTTGGCCCTAAGAAATTTACATAGCGAACAGACATGCTATTGGCCAGGTGTAACTTGGAGTTGTGAGGAATGTGTTTCAGTACCTCGTAAATGGCTTTGAATTCTCCGAAATCAATACCTTCCAAGGCATTGGTTATTTTTGTTTCAAGTACTTTATTGGCGTCATACCAAGTCTGGTAAAATGATGTATTGGTCTCTCCAAGATAGGAATGGATGAATTTTAAAAACTGGGGAGTACCACAATAAATTTGTTTCGATAGGCCCTGATAGGTGTCGGGAACTTCTCCTCCCGCTTGAATATGCCAATGGTCTGCATTTGATTCCCGCAGAAATAGTTTTAAGGCTTTTGAAATAATTGATTTACCAAAGCTGATGATCAAGTCGGGTTTTAGGGCGTTTTTGTCTATCAGGGGAATTAACTGATCATGGTAGTTGATAGTATGTTCGGATTGTAGGTTGCTGATTGTATCCGTAACGATGATAGCTTGTTTTGCTTTTGAAATATTATCTAGAAGTTCCTGTAGCGCTTTATTAGGGAGTTGTTGCCCCGGAACAATAATGATTTTATCATATGAGTGAAGTTGAGTTTTAAGTTTGATGAGGGCTTCATCAGATAAGATCATTTCAGCACTAATCTGTTCAACGACACGAACAGGAATGCCATAATCGAATTTTTCATTTTCAGTAGGATAAAAGGGCTCTCTTAACGGGATATTTATATGCACGGGGCCAGCAGGGAAGCTTTGGGCAAGATTGCAGGCCTCGTTACTGATTCGATTAGCATGCCATATTTTATCCTTATGGGAAAAATCATCAGGAAAGCAATAATCCTTTTTGATATGTCTTCCATAAATTTTTTCCTGTCGAATCGTTTGGCCGTCCCATTGGTCAATCCACTCATTGGGTCTATCAGCAGTGATCACTATTAGTGGGATTTGTTGAAAAAATGCTTCTGCAACTGCCGGGGCGTAGTTCAATGCAGCTGTTCCACTGGTACAAACCAGTACAACTGGTTTTTTGAGTTGCTGAGCCATACCCAAGGCAATAAATGCCGCAGAGCGCTCATCTGAAATGGTTCTACAGTGAAGATCAGGATGTCTGGCAAAAGCCAAGGTGATTGGTGCACAGCGAGAACCTGGAGAAAGAATAATGTTATTTACGCCTTTTTTGGCGCAAATATTCGCTAGATCGATGAGTGGTTGAATGATCAAAATAGGCGCTTATTGAATGAATTTACCAATGATTTCACATTTAAGAGAGGTTTCCTCCCATTCTTTTTCCGGGTTAGAGTCTTCGGTTACTCCTGCGCCGGCATATAGAATGACTTCCCCATTTAAAATTTGTGCCGTCCGTAGATTGACATAAATGGAGGTTTGGTTTTCAATATTTACTGGCCCGATGAATCCAGAAAAGAAAGATCTGTCAAATTTTTCATGTTTTAGAATGAATTCCATGGCTTTGTCCTTGGGGGTACCACATACAGCAGAGGTAGGATGAAGAAGTTTGAGCATGACTGCCCCGAGTTGGGGGAAGTTGGTGGCTTCCATATCTACTCTGAAATCAGATCTTAGGTGAAGTAAATTGCCTGCCAAAACTGTTTTTGGTCCGTTTTCTTCATATTCTCTCAGTCTGATTTTTTTGAAGTTACTGACAATATACCTGCTGACCAGGGCTTGTTCCTCGATTTCCTTTTGTGTCCAAGCGGCATTTTTTATAGGGTTGTCGCCTTGGGCTCTTTGCGTGCCTGCCAATGCCATGGTGTAGAAATATTTTCCCTCAGTTTTGATCAAAATTTCCGGAGTTGCTCCTAGCCAGGTACCTATGTTAGGAATATGGAAAAAGTTGACAAAGGTATTGGGGTAAGCCTTGCATAAGCCTAAAAAGGTTTTTATCAAATCAAAGTTAGACTTAGGTTTGATTTTTTTGACCCTTGAGGGGACTACTTTAGCCATTTCCCCGGAATTTATGGCAGATATCCCTGCTGAAACAAAATTGATGAAGTCTTCTTTGGTTGAAGAAGCCGTGTCAGATAGTGTTTTTGGTACATGGTTTTGTTGCCAGAAGTTTTTGATGAAATCTTTTATTTCTGTATGTTTTGTTTGTTTGGAAAGGAAGTCCTCATCAAGCTCCTCAGGAGATATAGGCATATCTAAATCAAGTTTGATATAGTCTGTGGCTTTAAGAAAATAAGCTTTATGGTCTGCATCCTGAGAAAAAGTATGGGCTATAAAACCTGCAGGGAGTTGGTCCAAGTCCAAGTCGACTTTTTTTATTTTCTCGGTTTTGTCAACAATGACTTGTACCGTCGTACTCTTTGGAGATTTCCAAATAGCAATTTGATGACCACCTTTTAGTGCGTCATAGAGCTTCCAAGAGATAAATTCCTCTAGACAAATGGTCTTTGGTTGGGCGGTTGATATATCCATTATTATTTTTTATCCAGGACAGCTATGGTGATCCTGCTTATACAAATTAAAGTATTGGATTCAGCGTAGATTTTAATTTCCCAAACATGCGTTTTTTGACCAATATGAATTGGTCGGGCAATTCCTATTACTTTTCCATCTTTAACAGATTTGAGGTGATTAGCGTTTATTTCCAATCCAACACAATATTTTTTATCCGTGTCAATGCAACAGGTGGCAGCCACACTTCCAAGTGTTTCTGCCAGGACCACACTAGCTCCTCCATGTAACAATCCAAAGGGTTGTTTTGTTCTGTGGTCTACTGGCATGCTCGCCTCGATAAAATCATCTCCGATTTTTGTAAATTGAATACCCAGATAGCCGGACATGCTGTCCTGACCTAGTTTATTCAAAAAATCGACATCGAGGTTTTGATTAAATATCATGTATTTTGGAATAAAAACGTTTTCTTTGAAAATTGTAAACAAAAATACGGAATCTTGAGTACTAAAAAAATCTACCTCGTTCGTCATGGACAGACGGATTATAATTTAAAAGGTGTGGTACAAGGCAGCGGGATAGATGCTCCCATCAATGAAATGGGGCGGCAGCAAGCAGAAGCTTTTTATGATGCCCACAAGCATATTAAATTTGATAAGATTTATTTTACAGGTCTTCAAAGGACACGTCAGTCAATCGCCGGATTTTTAGATAATGGGACACCCTATGAATCAGTAGTGGATTTTAATGAAATCAGTTGGGGGAAATATGAGGGTGTTCCGATGAGTAAGGAGGAGCATAGTTACTACCAAAGCATGCTTCAGAAATGGTCTGAGGGGAACTTGGATTATAGTATTGAAGGAGGTGAATCTCCAAATCAAGTGTATAAGCGCCTAGAAAAGGGACTAAATTATGTGTTGGAGCAGGGAGGGAATACGATACTAATTTGTATGCACGGGCGTGCCATGAGGGTAATGCTGAGCTTGATGCTGGATTATGATCTGAGGTTTATGGATGTTTTTGAACATCATAATTTAGGATGCTATGAATTGACATATTTTGAAAATGGCCGTTTTATGATGGACAGATATAATAATGTCAAGCACTTAAAGCTTAAAGGACTGATTTGATCGCTTTTACCTGTTTTTTATCTAATGAAGCATAAAAGCTAGATAATAGGTCTTGATAACTTTCCTTGGATTCGCTCAAATCGATAATTCGGAAGGCTATTTCCTGTAAAGGCTTTTCCATGGATTTATTGATTTGAACCATTGTCTGTCCAAATTGACACTTGTCAAAATCACAATCAGGGACTTTGATAAATAATACAGCATCAGAATTGCCATTGTAAGTTTTTGTGTCAAATTTTTCGAAGAAATTTAGTTCTATGAATTCGGGGCTTGATTTAAGCTCTTTTAATTCTTTTTTGCTAAATATAACGACGAATGTTTTTTCTTCTGATGCTTTGCAGAACACGGAAGAAGTAATGAGGGTGAATAGGGTAATTAATAATAAATGCTTCATGAAGAAATATATAAAATTAATTACGAGTAATCAAGTGCTTGAGCTTCAATTGTATGTTAAAAAATCTAAATCTTCAAAATATCGTTAATGTGAGGTTTTGGATTAAGATAAAAAATGGAGATAAAAAAAAGGCTGTCAATTTTGACAGCCTTTTTTTATCATTTCTTGCTTTTTGCCTTTGTAGCTCTTTTTTTCTTTGGAAGTGTTTCGTCTTCGATCTCGTCAGCAACATCTGCTAGGATTCTTCCACAATGCTCACATACGATAATCTTTTTCTTTTCTCTAATATCTGCCTGTCTTTGAGGGGGGACGATATTAAAGCAGCCACCGCATGCACCTCTTTTAACTTCCACTACAGCCAAACCGTTCTTGGCATTGGCACGGATTTTTTTATAGGACTTGATAATTCTTTCTTCGATCTTTTTCGTAGCTTTTTCTCTTTCGGCCTTTAGCTTTGATTCTTCAGCTTCACTCTCGGCAACTATAGTGTCAAGCTCCTCTTTTTTGGTGTCAAGGTCTTTCTTCCTATCCTTAAGTGTTTCTTGTAGATCCTGTAAGTCTGAATTTTTTCCATCAATTCTCGCCTCAGCTTCGCCAATCTTCTTTTTGGAAACCTGGATTTCCAAATCTTGGAGTTCCAATTCTTTGGTGATGGCGTCATACTCACGATTGTTTCTGACGTTCATCTGCTGTTCCTGGTACTTTTTGATCAGCTTTTCGGACTCTTTAATAGCTTCTTTGTGACCTTTGATTTCGTCCTCAAGCGCTACGATGTCATTGTTGAATTTTTCTAACCTTGTCTCGTAACCAGCTATTTCGTCCTCTAAATCTTGAACTTCCTCAGGAAGGGCTCCCCGAATTTTAAAAATCGCGTCTAAACGGGAATCTATTTTTTGAAGATTATAAATGGCTTCAAGCTTCTGTGCAACTGTACTTTCCATGTACTATATGTAAGTTATGGGATTCGTAATGACTTTTGTCAAATAGAGTGCAATATTACTAAAATTTTGTGACAATATATCCAATAATAACTCTTTTGTGTGAATTTCACTTTCGTAATGTCCAATGTCTGATATAACTATTTGATTTTCAGCGTCAAAGAATTCATGGTATTTTATGTCAGATGTAATGAAAATATCGGCTTTTGCAGCTTTGGCTGCACCAAGTAAAAATATTCCAGCCCCGCCACAAACTGCTACCGTATTTATGGGCTTGTCTCTCAGGTGAGTATGTTTGATGACATTTAGTCCCATTGATGCTTTTAGATGGAGTAGAAATTCTTTTTCATTCATTGGTTTTTCCAGTTCCCCTAGCATGCCCGCGCCTACTTCTTGAAATTCATTGACTGTTTCCTGAAGATAATAGGCTACCTCTTCATAAGGGTGGGATGATTTTAGGGCAGCGATCACTTTTCTTTGTAGGTGTCCAGGGAAAATTAGTTCAATTCTATTTTCCCTTACATTTTCCGCCTTGCCTTTTTCTCCTATGCTTGGGTTGGCTTGATCTGAAGGAAGGAAACTTCCTTTGCCTTGAGTAGTGAAGCTACATTTACTGTATTCTCCTATAGCGCCTGCCCCCGTTGCATAAAGCGCCTCTAATACACTATCGGTGTTTTCGATAGGAACAAATGTCGTCAGCTTCATTAATAAGCCCTTTTTTGGGGCTAAGATCTGGGTGTTTATGAGGCCAATTTTATCACAGATTTTTTTGTTCACTCCAGTATGGATATGGTCCAAGTTGGTGTGTATGGCATATATGGCAATTTCGTTTTTGATGGCCTTAAGCACAGTTCTCTCTACGTAATTTTTTCCTGTAAGGCTTTTTAGCCCCTTAAATATAATAGGGTGATGAGCGACAATCATATTGCAGCCTAGAGAGATAGCTTCTTCTACTACGTCCTCAGTGACATCTAGAGTACATAGTATACCTTTTACTTCTTCATGAGGATTGCCAGTGATTAGTTGCGCATTGTCGTATGACTCTTGAAATGAAGGAGGGGCTATGGTTTCCAGGTAGGAAACTACATCTCTAATCAAATTAACCATATATTTGTATTTACCTTTTGATCCAAAATTATAAAAAATTAAGTAATGCAGCCCTATCAGTACTTTATGTATCCTTTTTCTCTTTTATATGATGGGATTACCCGTTTGAGAAATAGGATGTTTGATACGGGGGTGAAAAAGAGTATAGTGTTTGAAATCCCTACTATTGTAGTTGGAAATCTGGCTATTGGAGGAACAGGGAAGACGCCTATGGTTGAATTTTTTGTTGAGAATTTTAAAGGATCTCATGAGCTGGCTTGTTTGAGCCGAGGTTATGGTCGAAAGACTCAAGGTTTTATTTTGGCAGGATCTGGAGCAACTGCTGATGAGCTCGGAGACGAGCCCTTTCAGATTTTTTCCAAGTACGGTCATGAAATTACTGTAGCAGTTGGAGAACAAAGGATTTTGGCTATTCCGCAAATAATAGCAGAAAATCCAGCTACTGAATTGGTGGTTTTGGATGATGCTTTTCAGCACAGGTATGTAAAGGGGGACATGAATGTGCTGTTGACCACTTTTCAAAAGCCATTTTTTGAGGATCATGTTTTGCCCATGGGGACTTTGCGGGAAAGCCGTGAAGGGGCGAAAAGAGCGGATGTTGTGGTAGTGACGAAATCTCCGAAAGAATTAGAGGAAAGGACCAAGCAGGAATACATAGCGAAAATCCGTCCTTATGTGAAAAAACATTGCCCTGTGCTTTTTGCAGGGCTTAATTATGGTGAACCTTATAATGTTCGTAGTCATGAGAAAGCAGATGTTCAGAAGGTTGTTTTGGTCAGTGGTATTGCCAATAATAAATTACTGAAGGAATGGGTGGAAGCTAAATATGAGCTCCTAGAAGTGTTGGAATACAGTGATCACCACCATTATAATGAAAAAGACCTCAGGTTTATGCTAGAGCGTATGGAGGCTTATAGGGATGAAAATCCGACCCTTCTTACCACTGAAAAAGATGCTGTAAAACTTAATGCCAATAAATTTCTTCCTTATTTGCAAGAAATTCCGATTTTTGCGGTGCCCGTCCAGGTGAAATTTGAAGAAAAGGACAGGGATACCCTGCTGGACATGGCATCAAAAGTCATTAGAAACAAAGCCTATCAAAGTGAAGTGTAAACAGCTAATTGTCTTATTTTTATTCATGCTTGTGAGCAGCATGACCACCTTCGGGCAAACCAGTAGAGGGCAAGAGGCTACTGGTGAAGGAAAGCAGGAAGATCAGCAGCAAAGGAGAGGGGGGCTTATAGATGATTCTACAAAGATGGTCTATGGACCAAAAACTTCACTTTATTTTCTGGAAAAGAATGTTCGCTTCAATAAAATGGAGAAGACACCTTTGGATACTGGGCTGACTAATTTCCATAATTTTGAACCTGTTTTTAAAAGTGGAAACAGGTATCAGGATTTGGGAAATTTGGGAAGTGCAGCAAAGCCTGTATATTATGACCTTCCTGGGAAGATTGGGACTACTTCGGGTTTTGGTGTTTATGACCTTTACTACAAGTCGCCAGATAGTTTGAAATATTTCGATACTAAATCTCCCTACACTAAGCTGGAAGCTTTTTATGGTGGAGGAAACCGGAATATGTTGAATGTGGAATTTGCCAGGAATATCACACCTACTTGGAATGTAGGATTCAACTTTAACACTATTAGGGCGAGAAAGACACTGAACCCTAATGCCAGGGATGATAATATGGCCGAACAAACCAGTTATTCTATTCATACCAATTATCAATCTGATAATGGTAAGTACAGACTTCTGGCTAATTTTTCCCGAATGCACCATAAGGTTTTTGAGCAAGGAGGGATTATATCTCCTGAAGTAGACAGTACCTCTCTGTATTTTACCTATGAAGATTCAAAGGTTTGGTTGAGTAACAGTGAGGCGGTGGACTTGAGGCAAGATTATCATCTTTATCAGCAGTTTGAAATCCTTAAAGGCTGGCAAATTTATCATGTTACGGATTGGAGGAAACAAGGGGTCTCCTTTGTGTCTGATCTAACTACCAGTGATTCAGTATTTTTTAATCAGTTCAATCAAAACAGATTTATTAATCAAGATACTACCCAAAATTATCATCGATTTGTGGAGTTTAACAATGAGGCTGGTTTCAAGGGAGATTTTGGTCCCGTATATTATAATGCTTATGTGAAATACCGCAGTGGCTCATTGGGCAGCCCATATTTTGAAAGAGATAATAATTTCAATGAG is from Echinicola marina and encodes:
- a CDS encoding putative porin is translated as MLVSSMTTFGQTSRGQEATGEGKQEDQQQRRGGLIDDSTKMVYGPKTSLYFLEKNVRFNKMEKTPLDTGLTNFHNFEPVFKSGNRYQDLGNLGSAAKPVYYDLPGKIGTTSGFGVYDLYYKSPDSLKYFDTKSPYTKLEAFYGGGNRNMLNVEFARNITPTWNVGFNFNTIRARKTLNPNARDDNMAEQTSYSIHTNYQSDNGKYRLLANFSRMHHKVFEQGGIISPEVDSTSLYFTYEDSKVWLSNSEAVDLRQDYHLYQQFEILKGWQIYHVTDWRKQGVSFVSDLTTSDSVFFNQFNQNRFINQDTTQNYHRFVEFNNEAGFKGDFGPVYYNAYVKYRSGSLGSPYFERDNNFNEFYVGGALRGDINEKWSFEAEGEYLVPEGYRLRGYFISPYLDVTYTKASYKPTAMQQMYRGNHYRWTNDFSNTGVDQIKGEIKADFAKLSVRPSLTLNRVNKYVYFNQSQEAEQIDGEAYMVVPGIETSFRFWKKLVWQSEVIYTSISGDAADKFRIPEWYIRTRLFFDGPMFDENLFIQFGLEGRYKSDYYAEAYMPATQQFYLQDDFLIEAYPVVDAFVNLRINRTRVLFRYNHVNSNLLNVPGYFVTPDFTGLKGSLDLGISWYFFD